From Cotesia glomerata isolate CgM1 linkage group LG2, MPM_Cglom_v2.3, whole genome shotgun sequence, a single genomic window includes:
- the LOC123258567 gene encoding uncharacterized protein LOC123258567, producing MVKNCAVVNCKNSKNNKKCKKDLQQDKNSLFKLPKDPDIVRQWSQILGQDLVLDSKVDIFICDLNFEEEYILRKDIIIIPNQEPFVSERKKITLKPGTIPTLHKNISSTMPATNISVYANTNESGILHSSQILHDYECIEVNEVFDDNSVEPNNIEQV from the exons atggtTAAAAATTGTGCTGTGGTGAATTgtaaaaacagtaaaaataataaaaaatgtaaaaaagatTTACAACAGGATAAAAACTCCTTATTTAAGCTGCCAAAA GACCCTGATATTGTTAGACAATGGAGTCAAATTTTGGGACAAGATTTAGTGTTAGATTCGAAagttgacatttttatttgtgatttgaattttgaagaagaatATATTCTTCGCaaagatattattattattcctaATCAAGAACCGTTTGTGTCtgaacgaaagaaaataaCACTCAAACCTGGTaccatcccgacattacataaaaatatcaGCTCAACAATGCCTGCTACAAATATTTCTGTATATGCCAATACAAAC GAAAGTGGTATATTACATTCAAGTCAAATATTGCACGATTATGAATGCATAGAAGTCAACGAGGTTTTTGATGACAATTCAGTTGAacctaataatattgaacaAGTATGa